CGAGATCGATCGCCGTGACGTGCAGGTGGATCACGTGTCACCCCTTCCGATTAGGACTCAGCCTAATCGTGGCTGGCTCAGGTGAGCCGCAGCAGAGTGAGGGGCATCCAACCGGACAGAGGAAGGAACATCGAAGATGCGCACTCTGATCTACACCGCCTTCGTCTCGCTGGACGGTGTCGTCGACTCCCCAGGCGGCGGCACCGCGGCCGAGGCCCACCGCAGCGGTGGCTGGACCTACAAGGACATCGAGTTCGTGCCCGAGGCCTACGAGCTCAAGGGGCGGGAGACCGAGCAGGCCACCGCGCTGATGTTCGGCCGCACCAGCTACGAGGTGTTCTCGCCGGTGTGGCCGGACATGGCGGACTTCGCCGCCCTCAAGGGCCTGCCGAAGTACGTCGTCTCGACCACTTTGACCGAGGACGCTCTGGTCGACAACTGGGGGGAGATCACGATCCTGCGCTCCCTTGAGGACGTCGCGACGCTCAAGGAGACCGACGGCGGCCCGATCATCATTCACGGCAGCGCCACCCTCGCCCGCACCCTCTCCGACGCCGGCCTGATCGACCGCTACCACCTGCTGGTCTTCCCGCTGCTGCTCGGAGCCGGCAAGCGGATGTTCAGCGACGCCGACCGCGACAAGCAGATGCTGAAGCTGGTCGAGTCCGAGACGTACGCCAACGGCATCATCAAGATCGTCTACGACGTGGTGCGGTGACATGAGCACGACGAAGCGGGATCCGATGGCGGAGACCCTGACGGGGGCCTACGGACGGCTGCACGCGTACGGGCCGGAGTTCGGCGGAGACGAGGAGGGCAACCACGGGCTGACCAACCACGGCCCGATGGCCGTGGAGGTGATGGTCCGCCGCGGGCTCGACATCGACGTCGAGGGCTGGCTCGACCGCTACGTACGCCGCCTGGCGGAGCTGCCCGACACGAGCGAGCCCATCCGACCCGACGAGTGGGGCGCGGCGCTGGGCCGGGCCCGGCGGCTGCCGGACTGGGCCGCGTACTTCCGGCACGAGCTGACCGAGCGGCCGTGGTCCGAGGTGCTGGGCGAGTGGTGGCCCCGGCTGCTGCCCGGAATCGTGGCCGGGTCGACCCACGGCGTGATCCGGGTCAGCCACGCGGTACGCACCCTACGCGGTGCCGCCGGCGTCCCCGCCTGCGAAACCCTGGACGAGCTGGCACACGGACTGGCGTTCTGGGCGGCGCGCTACCGCGCGCTCGCCGGGCTGGTCGCACCGGCGGGCGTCCTCACACCACCACAGGCCCTGCCGGCGATCACCCGCCTCGACGACCAGAGCGGCTTCATCGCCCACCGACTCGACCGGCTCGAACGCTCCCCGGGCTGGCCCGCGAGCCTGCGGGCGC
This genomic stretch from Micromonospora krabiensis harbors:
- a CDS encoding questin oxidase family protein, translating into MSTTKRDPMAETLTGAYGRLHAYGPEFGGDEEGNHGLTNHGPMAVEVMVRRGLDIDVEGWLDRYVRRLAELPDTSEPIRPDEWGAALGRARRLPDWAAYFRHELTERPWSEVLGEWWPRLLPGIVAGSTHGVIRVSHAVRTLRGAAGVPACETLDELAHGLAFWAARYRALAGLVAPAGVLTPPQALPAITRLDDQSGFIAHRLDRLERSPGWPASLRALEPAASAETVPARLESLVDTAARAYLGLGHGSPVLLVHAATAPNAVRHVLPVLPTQQWLPSLTAAWAAVVAVVATYAPARPVPSAEIVRRYPTPSREDALQRAAEHGDEHVLKFADTAVEAYDRTGDPALLAATLHVGALIDRP
- a CDS encoding dihydrofolate reductase family protein; amino-acid sequence: MRTLIYTAFVSLDGVVDSPGGGTAAEAHRSGGWTYKDIEFVPEAYELKGRETEQATALMFGRTSYEVFSPVWPDMADFAALKGLPKYVVSTTLTEDALVDNWGEITILRSLEDVATLKETDGGPIIIHGSATLARTLSDAGLIDRYHLLVFPLLLGAGKRMFSDADRDKQMLKLVESETYANGIIKIVYDVVR